A single Lolium perenne isolate Kyuss_39 chromosome 6, Kyuss_2.0, whole genome shotgun sequence DNA region contains:
- the LOC127305742 gene encoding endoglucanase 8, with the protein MKKKHTATTGGVRAVALVLAALVLSGDVAAHGTSFNYKDALTKSIMFLEAQRSGKLPHNNRIKWRGDSGMEDGKLAHVDLTGGYYDAGDNVKYGLPLAFTVTTLAWAALAFKPELQKTGELKNVHAAIKWGTDYFLKCATKKNHMWVQVGDPNLDHQCWVRPENMNTPRTLYQIDDKTPGTEIAAETAAALAAASLVFRNEKAYSRRLINKAKLLYQFGKSHLKTYDGECPFYCSYSGYNDELLWAATWLYMATKRQVYADFISHEAISSSVAEFSWDLKYPGAQVLLAELNMTASGGLQSFKTQADNFVCAVLPDTPFHQVFITPGGMIHLRDGANSQYVTGTAFLFVVYADWLHRAGEKVMCGDTPIKPERLREFAKQQMDYLLGANPMGRSYVVGFGVNPPTQPHHRGASTPVLKPGTVVNCGMSFGDWFAPDRPNPNELTGAIMGGPDGADKFIDKRNASACTEPCTYINSLAIGPLAALAGRGPKLVASH; encoded by the exons ATGAAGAAGAAGCACACCGCGACGACCGGCGGCGTCCGTGCCGTCGCGCTGGTCCTCGCGGCGCTCGTCCTCTCCGGCGACGTCGCCGCGCACGGTACCTCATTCAACTACAAGGATGCGCTCACCAAGTCGATCATGTTCCTGGAGGCGCAGCGGTCCGGGAAGCTGCCGCACAACAACCGCATCAAATGGCGCGGCGACTCCGGCATGGAGGACGGCAAGCTCGCCCAT GTGGATCTCACCGGCGGGTACTACGATGCCGGCGACAACGTGAAGTACGGCCTGCCCCTTGCGTTCACGGTGACGACGCTGGCGTGGGCGGCGCTGGCGTTCAAGCCGGAGCTGCAGAAGACGGGCGAGCTGAAGAACGTGCACGCCGCCATCAAGTGGGGCACCGACTACTTCCTCAAGTGCGCCACGAAGAAGAACCACATGTGGGTCCAGGTGGGCGACCCCAACCTCGACCACCAGTGCTGGGTCCGGCCGGAGAACATGAACACGCCCCGCACCCTCTACCAGATCGACGACAAGACCCCCGGCACCGAGATCGCCGCCGAGACTGCCGCCGCCTTGGCCGCCGCCTCCCTTGTCTTCCGCAACGAGAAGGCCTACTCCCGCCGCCTCATCAACAAGGCCAAGCTG TTGTACCAGTTCGGCAAGAGCCACCTGAAGACGTACGACGGCGAGTGCCCGTTCTACTGCTCCTACTCCGGCTACAACGACGAGCTGCTGTGGGCGGCGACGTGGCTCTACATGGCGACCAAGCGGCAGGTGTACGCCGACTTCATCAGCCACGAGGCCATCTCCTCCAGCGTGGCCGAGTTCAGCTGGGACCTCAAGTACCCCGGCGCGCAGGTGCTCCTCGCCGAGCTCAACATGACGGCCAGCGGCGGCCTGCAGAGCTTCAAGACGCAGGCCGATAACTTCGTCTGCGCCGTCCTGCCCGACACCCCCTTCCACCAGGTCTTCATCACCCCGGGCGGCATGATCCACCTCCGCGACGGCGCCAACTCGCAGTACGTCACCGGCACCGCCTTCCTCTTCGTCGTCTACGCCGACTGGCTCCACCGCGCCGGCGAGAAGGTCATGTGCGGGGACACGCCCATCAAGCCGGAGAGGCTCAGGGAGTTCGCCAAGCAGCAGATGGACTACCTGCTCGGGGCCAACCCCATGGGGAGGTCCTACGTCGTCGGCTTCGGGGTCAACCCGCCCACCCAGCCGCACCACCGGGGAGCATCCACCCCCGTGCTCAAGCCAGGGACGGTGGTTAACTGCGGCATGAGCTTCGGCGACTGGTTCGCGCCCGACAGGCCCAACCCCAACGAGCTCACCGGGGCCATCATGGGAGGGCCCGACGGCGCCGACAAGTTCATTGACAAGCGAAACGCATCGGCCTGCACCGAGCCATGCACCTACATCAACTCCCTCGCCATCGGCCCGCTCGCCGCGCTCGCCGGCCGAGGGCCCAAGCTCGTCGCCTCACACTGA